From Medicago truncatula cultivar Jemalong A17 chromosome 7, MtrunA17r5.0-ANR, whole genome shotgun sequence, a single genomic window includes:
- the LOC11427293 gene encoding piezo-type mechanosensitive ion channel homolog isoform X2: MFRLQQLNGILLVFILLWAASTYIFNVALTVSNYKPRKDMKIWETIGLWHYPIPAYYLLAQFGLGFLVTLCNLVNNSVLLCIADQGQLTADESVVEEEEETAVLVVATIAWGLHKCSHAIILTLIFLLAIRPGLIHVVYMIFFLIYLLSNAINGKLRQAVILLCEAQFALQFILQLDLISKTLDQKGSYAFQILSRFGLLNHIHSVDFFKISILACFCAIHNHGLQTLLIFSAIVRHTSCPPVGFGILRAGLIKPVCLSGYSPRSSEIQGTHERKTIAYLKVIRQKFLSVYQSCGKYIAFLTILLSVYLSTPNYASCGYLFFLLMWISGRQLAGKTKKHLWYPMKVYAIFVFLSIYSIDVFSSSKMSFPGIIDLQTAFGYNPEASTLQNIWQSLAVLVVMQLYCYERRQSKSYGSSNYDSPEIKPFPFTRRLLIRHTETILYAALFYASLSPISAFGFLYLVGLIHCSRLPKSSQITAKVFLVYSGLLIMVEYLFQMWGDQAEMFPGQDHFQLSLLMGLQLYKPGFKGVESGLRGKVAVIVACILQYSVFRWLEKMQHVDGNGGRWNEHCPLFSPVEDPDETTFCTLLSKQEENPTSTIKTGTRSRSWPTTNSASPQGTDSAQRDGVKKLKLLHFWESFKDSSKWNRKRLLFLRKERLEMQKTVLRVSLKFWIENMCNLFGLEINIIALLLASFAVLNAISLLYIASLAACVLLNRLLIKKLWPVFVFLFASIITIEYLAIWMHLAFAHEQIDEQVPCRDCWRVSDIYFSYCKRCWLGIVVDDPRMLISYYGVFMFSCFKFRADQSSTLTGLEMYQKILSQWKSASVLSDLSFETKGYWTFLDHLRLYGYCHLLDFVLSLILITGTLEYDMLHFGYLGFALVFFRMRLKILKQGNNIFRFLRMYNFVVIVLSLAYQSPFVGDFSEIKSGSIKLINEMVGFHKYDYGFRITSRSAFVEIIIFMLVSLQSYMFSFPEFVYVSKYLEKEQIGAILRQQEKKAAWKTAQLQHIRKAEELKHVRSLQVEKMKSEMLNLQDQLHNMSTEANCSNVSLEIYGLRERGNSSQDFHKGNEFQKHGLDLNTESIGPIDVNQSLLSEKSPSPLVPEYWKHPMDSPHGIVELKEKTKTNDLLDLGIRNRYKLRVRKNALVSAVHFIGNGVSQVQSLGNMAVNNLMNYLKIERKELKSAEDSSDDEEYYEIENQNTSAEPLESTFSIHSVNEHTVPDTACPQIGIIFRYMWSQMRSNNDVVCYCCFILIYLWSFSLLSVVYLAALFLYALCQNIGPSYIFWVIMLIYTEICILLQYLYQIIIQHTDFKFHVSLLQELGFPAKKITSSFVTNNLPFFLVYIFTLLQTSITVKDGGWIIAADSNFCKRRNQSFIEDVKCSTFKERLQRLFLPLKNVLKRLVRSLCRYWKSLTWGAETPPYFVQLSMEVNSWPQEGIQPKRIESKINKSLKILHYRRCKEDNLFNLHSASRVRVQSIEKSEENENLCLIVFEVLYASPSIEFTAEEWYSSLTPAEDVSNELRKAQHIGIFKEIGFPYRIISIIGGGKREIDLYAYIFGADLAVFFLIAVFYESVMKANSEFLEVYQLEDQFPEDFVSVLMVVFFLIVLDRIIYLCSFATGKVIFYLFNLVLFTYSVTKYAWDMDPLNRYSGRLAIRAIYFTKAISLVLQAMQIHFGIPHKSTLYRQFLTSSVSRVNVLGFRLYRALPFLYELRCVLDWSCTTTSLTMYDWLKLEDIHASLFLVKCDVVLNRASRQQGQKQTKMTKFCSGICLFFVLMCVIWAPMLMYSSGNPTNIANPIKDASARVDIRTLSGKLTLFETTLCEKISWEKLEARTSLDPQGYLSAYNEKDIQLICCQSDASTLWLVPPVVQARFMKSLRWNMDITFSWEFTRDRPKGKEVVKYELTIQEQDLPTSSEVTKVFNGTSNSFSVFNIYPRYFRVTGSGDVRSLEQSVELVSGDLVLNHGNPEWWSFYDLDISDEHGCGKFPGPMAIIVSEETPQGILGETLSKFSIWGLYITFVLAVGRFIRLQCSDLRMRIPFENLPSCDRLMAICEDIYAARAEGELEVEEILYWTLVKIYRSPHMLLEYTQAE; the protein is encoded by the exons ATGTTTCGATTGCAGCAACTGAATGGCATCCTTCTTGTTTTCATTCTCCTTTGGGCAGCTAGCACGTATATCTTCAATGTAGCACTCACTGTCTCCAATTACAAACCAAGGAAG GATATGAAGATATGGGAAACTATAGGCTTGTGGCATTACCCTATCCCGGCATACTATTTGCTTGCTCAATTTGGTCTTGGTTTTCTTGTTACCCTGTGCAACCTTGTTAACAATTCAGTGTTGTTGTGCATTGCTGATCAAGGACAATTAACAGCTGATGAATCTGTTGTGGAAG AGGAAGAAGAGACTGCAGTATTAGTTGTGGCTACAATAGCATGGGGACTGCACAAGTGCTCACATGCTATAATATTAACATTGATATTTCTTCTTGCAATAAGACCCGGTCTTATTCATGTTGTTTATA tgattttctttttaatttatcttttaagcAATGCAATCAATGGTAAATTACGTCAAGCAGTTATCCTTTTATGTGAGGCACAGTTTGCACTTCAGTTCATTCTTCAGCTTGATTTGATCTCCAAAACTTTGGACCAGAAGGGTTCCTATGCTTTTCAAATTCTCTCACGATTTG GTCTGCTTAATCATATCCATTCAGTGGATTTCTTCAAAATATCGATTCTTGCTTGCTTCTGTGCAATTCACAATCACGGGCTTCAAACACTTCTTATATTTTCAGCTATTGTGCGACACACATCTTGCCCGCCAGTTGGGTTTGGCATCTTAAGAGCTGGCTTGATCAAACCTGTTTGCTTATCGGGCTATAGTCCACGATCTAGTGAGATCCAGGGAACTCATG AGAGGAAGACAATAGCATATTTGAAGGTTATAAGACAGAAGTTCCTTTCTGTTTATCAGTCATGTGGTAAATACATTGCCTTCCTGACAATTCTCCTCAGTGTATACCTATCCACACCCAACTATGCTTCATGTGGTTACTTATTCTTTCTTCTAATGTGGATAAGTGGAAGACAACTTGCagggaaaacaaaaaagcatCTTTGGTATCCTATGAAAGTGTATGCTATATTTGTGTTTTTATCCATTTACAGCATTGATGTCTTTTCTAGCTCAAAGATGTCGTTTCCTGGTATCATAGATCTCCAAACTGCATTTGGCTATAACCCAGAAGCTTCAACGTTGCAAAACATTTGGCAATCATTGGCTGTATTGGTAGTGATGCAGCTATACTGCTATGAAAGGAGGCAGAGCAAAAGTTATGGGTCTAGTAACTATGATTCACCTGAAATAAAACCTTTTCCTTTTACCAGACGTCTGTTGATCCGGCATACTGAGACAATATTATATGCTGCCCTGTTTTATGCGTCTTTATCACCTATAAGTGCATTTGGTTTCCTGTATCTTGTTGGTTTAATTCACTGCTCAAGATTACCAAAGTCTTCTCAGATCACTGCAAAAGTGTTTCTAGTTTATTCAGGACTTCTCATAATGGTTGAATATCTTTTCCAGATGTGGGGAGATCAGGCTGAGATGTTTCCTGGTCAAGATCACTTTCAGTTATCCTTACTTATGGGCTTACAGCTGTATAAGCCTGGTTTTAAAGGTGTAGAGTCAGGGTTGAGGGGGAAGGTTGCAGTTATTGTAGCATGTATACTCCAATACAGTGTTTTTCGTTGGTTGGAAAAGATGCAACATGTGGACGGAAATGGAGGAAGATGGAATGAGCATTGTCCTCTATTCAGTCCAGTTGAAGATCCTGATGAAACTACCTTCTGTACGCTGCTAAGCAAACAAGAGGAAAATCCTACTTCAACAATTAAAACAGGTACAAGAAGTCGTTCATGGCCAACAACTAATTCTGCATCACCCCAAGGGACAGATTCAGCGCAAAGAGACGGtgtaaaaaaactaaaactttTACATTTCTGGGAGAGTTTCAAGGATAGCTCGAAGTGGAACAGAAAGAGGCTTCTTTTCTTGAGAAAAGAGAGGTTGGAAATGCAGAAGACTGTTTTAAGAGTGTCTTTGAAGTTCTGGATAGAGAACATGTGCAATTTATTTGGTCTTGAAATCAACATAATTGCTTTGCTTCTTGCTAGCTTTGCTGTGCTGAATGCCATCTCCTTGCTCTATATAGCATCACTTGCTGCTTGTGTTCTTCTAAACCGgctacttattaaaaaattatggcctgtttttgtttttctatttgcTTCTATCATCACTATTGAATACTTAGCTATCTGGATGCATCTTGCTTTTGCGCACGAACAAATTGACGAACAAGTACCATGCCGTGACTGTTGGAGAGTATCAGATATATATTTTAGCTACTGCAAAAGGTGCTGGCTAG gaattgttgttgatgatcccCGTATGCTTATTAGCTATTATGGGGTTTTCATGTTTTCATGTTTCAAATTCCGTGCTGACCAGTCATCTACTCTCACTGGATTAGAGATGTATCAAAAAATACTCTCTCAATGGAAGTCTGCATCTGTACTAAGTGATCTTTCATTTGAAACAAAAGGATATTGGACATTTCTCGACCACTTGAGGCTGTATGGTTACTGCCACTTGTTAGATTTCGTTCTTTCATTAATTTTGATTACAGGAACTCTTGAATATGACATGCTGCACTTTGGCTATCTTGGTTTTGCTCTAGTTTTCTTTCGAATGAGGCTAAAAATACTAAAGCAAGGAAATAATATCTTTAGATTCTTAAGGATGTACAACTTTGTCGTTATCGTCTTGTCTCTTGCATATCAATCTCCTTTTGTTGGTGACTTTAGCGAGATCAAAAGTGGTTCCATAAAGCTCATAAATGAAATGGTTGGATTTCACAAATATGATTATGGATTTCGAATTACATCAAGATCAGCGTTTGTGGAAATCATCATATTCATGTTAGTATCACTACAGTCATACATGTTCTCATTTCCAGAATTTGTTTATGTATCAAAATACCTTGAGAAAGAGCAGATTGGTGCTATACTGAGGCAACAAGAGAAGAAGGCTGCCTGGAAGACTGCTCAGTTACAGCACATACGTAAAGCTGAAGAGCTGAAGCATGTCCGAAGCTTGCAGGTTGAAAAGATGAAATCAGAGATGCTAAACCTTCAAGACCAGCTTCATAATATGAGCACTGAGGCAAACTGTAGTAATGTTTCTCTCGAAATTTATGGCCTAAGAGAGAGAGGAAATTCTTCCCAAGATTTTCACAAGGGAAATGAATTCCAGAAACACGGTCTTGATCTAAATACTGAGTCAATAGGCCCAATTGATGTGAATCAATCTCTATTGAGTGAAAAATCTCCAAGTCCATTGGTACCAGAATATTGGAAGCACCCAATGGATTCTCCTCATGGAATTGTTGAGTTAAAGGAAAAAACTAAAACCAACGATCTTTTGGACTTAGGAATAAGGAACCGTTATAAACTTCGAGTCAGGAAAAATGCTTTAGTTTCTGCTGTACATTTCATAGGGAATGGAGTATCTCAGGTGCAGTCTCTTGGAAATATGGCAGTTAACAATCTAATGAACTATCTGAAGATAGAACGTAAAGAATTAAAGTCAGCTGAAGATTCATCAGACGATGAGGAGTACTATGAGATTGAGAATCAGAATACGAGTGCAGAACCTCTGGAGTCTACATTTTCCATACACTCTGTTAATGAGCATACTGTGCCTGATACAGCCTGCCCTCAAATTGGCATTATTTTCCGTTACATGTGGTCCCAAATGAGGTCGAATAATGATGTTGTTTGCTATTGCTGCTTTATTCTAATATACCTATGGTCTTTCAGTTTACTTTCTGTGGTCTACCTAGCAGCTCTCTTTTTATATGCTCTATGTCAAAATATCGGTCCCAGTTACATATTTTGGGTTATCATGTTAATTTACACCGAGATATGCATCTTGCTTCAATATTTGTATCAGATCATCATTCAACACACCGATTTTAAATTCCACGTGAGCTTGCTTCAAGAGTTGGGATTCCCTGCGAAAAAAATAACATCATCTTTTGTTACAAACAACTTACCATTTTTCCTAGTATATATATTCACTCTCTTGCAAACCTCCATAACTGTGAAGGATGGTGGTTGGATAATCGCTGCAGATTCCAATTTTTGTAAGAGAAGAAATCAGAGCTTCATAGAGGACGTAAAGTGCTCCACCTTCAAAGAGAGATTACAAAGATTATTCTTACCACTGAAAAATGTATTGAAACGGTTGGTCAGAAGCCTCTGCAGGTACTGGAAATCATTAACTTGGGGTGCAGAAACTCCTCCCTACTTTGTGCAGCTGTCTATGGAAGTTAACTCGTGGCCTCAAGAGGGAATTCAGCCAAAGAGAATTGAATCAAAAATAAACAAGTCCCTGAAGATATTGCACTATAGAAGATGCAAAGAGGATAACCTTTTTAATTTGCACTCAGCAAGTAGGGTTCGTGTACAGAGCATCGAAAAAAGTGAAGAGAATGAAAATTTGTGTCTTATTGTTTTTGAGGTGTTATATGCCTCCCCTTCAATTGAATTTACTGCTGAAGAATGGTACAGCTCATTAACTCCAGCAGAAGATGTCTCCAATGAGCTTCGTAAAGCTCAACACATAGGTATTTTCAAAGAAATCGGGTTTCCATATCGAATAATTTCCATCATCGGTGGTGGGAAAAGGGAAATTGATCTGTACGCCTACATCTTTGGAGCTGATTTGGCTGTTTTCTTCTTAATAGCCGTTTTTTATGAATCTGTTATGAAAGCTAACAGTGAGTTTCTTGAAGTCTACCAGCTTGAAGATCAGTTCCCAGAAGATTTTGTATCGGTTCTCATG GTTGTCTTTTTCTTGATCGTGCTTGATCGAATTATATACCTCTGTTCATTTGCAACAGGAAaagttattttctatttattcaaCCTTGTGCTCTTCACATATTCAGTCACAAAATATGCCTGGGACATGGATCCTTTGAACAGATACTCGGGAAGATTAGCAATTCGTGCCATTTATTTTACAAAAGCAATTTCTCTGGTTTTGCAAGCAATGCAAATTCATTTTGGGATTCCTCACAAGAGTACTTTGTATAGGCAGTTTTTGACCAGTAGTGTTTCACGAGTTAATGTTTTGGGATTTCGACTATATCGAGCTCTACCTTTCCTGTATGAATTGAGATGTGTGCTAGATTGGTCTTGCACGACAACATCTTTGACTATGTATGACTGGCTAAAG CTGGAAGATATTCACGCAAGCTTGTTTCTCGTCAAATGCGATGTGGTTTTGAATAGAGCCAGCCGCCAACAAGGACAAAAGCAGACAAAAATGACAAAGTTCTGCAGTGGGATATGTTTATTCTTTGTTTTAATGTGTGTTATATGGGCTCCAATGCtg ATGTATAGTAGTGGCAACCCAACAAACATTGCAAACCCGATCAAAGATGCCAGTGCTCGAGTTGATATAAGGACATTAAGTGGCAAGTTGACATTGTTTGAGACTACTTTGTGCGAGAAGATATCTTGGGAAAAGCTTGAAGCACGCACAAGTTTGGATCCCCAGGGTTATCTTAGTGCATACAATGAGAAAGACATCCAATTAATTTGCTGCCAATCGGATGCAAGTACATTGTGGCTTGTCCCACCTGTTGTGCAGGCCAGATTTATGAAGTCCCTTAGGTGGAATATGGACATTACTTTCTCCTGGGAATTTACCAGAGATAGGCCTAAAGGAAAGGAAGTAGtgaaatatgaattaacaataCAGGAACAGGATCTTCCCACATCTTCAGAAGTGACTAAAGTCTTCAATGGTACTTCCAATAGTTTCTCAGTGTTCAATATTTATCCTAGATATTTTCGGGTCACAGGCTCCGGAGATGTGCGTTCTCTTGAACAGTCG GTGGAGCTGGTTAGTGGGGATCTTGTCCTTAACCATGGGAATCCAGAGTGGTGGTCTTTCTATGATCTCGACATCTCAGATGAACATGGATGTGGGAAGTTCCCAGGACCGATGGCTATAATTGTATCAGAAGAAACCCCTC AGGGCATTCTCGGCGAAACTCTTAGCAAGTTCAGCATCTGGGGACTTTACATCACATTTGTGCTTGCAGTTGGACGTTTTATCAGATTACAATGTTCTGATTTACGAATGAGAATTCCTTTTGAGAACCTTCCTTCTTGTGACAG ATTGATGGCAATATGTGAAGATATATATGCTGCAAGAGCAGAAGGAGAGCTTGAAGTGGAAGAGATTCTGTATTGGACGCTTGTTAAAATCTACCGCTCTCCACACATGTTGTTAGAGTATACCCAGGCTGAATAA